A region of Bacillus cabrialesii DNA encodes the following proteins:
- a CDS encoding YvzF family protein, which yields MAQVRLAGKQEEIEQLIRSFEKHYDVSYTSKEYGRTNPKYKYSKDSRVYLELKLKSAKIEK from the coding sequence GTGGCACAGGTAAGGCTTGCTGGAAAACAAGAAGAAATAGAACAGCTCATCAGATCATTTGAGAAGCATTATGATGTTTCTTATACATCAAAAGAGTACGGCAGGACGAATCCAAAGTACAAATATTCAAAGGATTCCCGCGTATATCTTGAATTAAAATTAAAATCTGCGAAGATCGAAAAATAA
- the fumC gene encoding class II fumarate hydratase — protein sequence MEYRVERDTMGEVKVPADKFWGAQTQRSKENFKIGSEKMPMRVVKAFAILKRSTALANKRLGNLDAEKAEAIAAVCDDVLKGKYDDNFPLVVWQTGSGTQSNMNMNEVVANRATALLKEKNSDQTIHPNDDVNRSQSSNDTFPTAMHVAAVLAVYEQLVPALDQLRNTLDEKAKAYNDIVKIGRTHLQDATPLTLGQEISGWVYMLDRSKEMILEATDKMRALAIGGTAVGTGINAHPEFGELVSEEITKLTGQTFSSSPNKFHALTSHDEITYAHGALKALAADLMKIANDVRWLASGPRCGIGEIVIPENEPGSSIMPGKVNPTQSEALTMIAAQIMGNDATIGFAASQGNFELNVFKPVIIYNFLQSVQLLSDGMNSFHDKCAVGIEPDKETIQENLSNSLMLVTALNPHIGYENAAKIAKLAHKEGLTLKEAALKLELLTEEQFNEMVKPEDMVKPKA from the coding sequence ATGGAATACAGAGTTGAACGAGACACCATGGGAGAAGTAAAAGTTCCTGCTGATAAATTTTGGGGCGCCCAAACACAGCGAAGCAAGGAGAACTTTAAGATCGGTTCTGAAAAAATGCCGATGCGTGTTGTGAAGGCGTTTGCAATATTAAAACGAAGCACGGCGCTCGCTAATAAACGCCTCGGTAATCTGGATGCGGAAAAAGCGGAAGCGATTGCAGCGGTTTGTGATGATGTGCTCAAAGGCAAATACGATGACAATTTCCCGCTTGTCGTGTGGCAGACCGGAAGCGGCACACAAAGCAATATGAACATGAACGAAGTGGTAGCCAATCGCGCGACTGCTTTATTAAAAGAAAAGAACTCTGATCAAACGATTCATCCAAATGATGACGTGAACCGAAGCCAAAGCTCAAACGACACATTCCCGACTGCGATGCACGTTGCCGCTGTTTTGGCTGTTTACGAGCAGCTAGTGCCTGCGCTTGACCAGCTTCGAAATACATTGGATGAAAAAGCGAAAGCATACAATGATATTGTCAAAATCGGACGCACGCATCTTCAGGATGCAACGCCTCTCACGCTCGGACAGGAAATCAGCGGTTGGGTTTACATGCTGGACCGTTCGAAGGAAATGATTTTGGAAGCGACAGATAAAATGCGTGCGCTTGCAATCGGCGGAACGGCTGTCGGAACAGGAATCAACGCTCACCCAGAGTTTGGAGAGCTTGTCTCAGAAGAGATCACAAAGCTGACCGGCCAAACGTTCAGCAGCTCACCGAATAAATTCCACGCGTTGACAAGCCATGACGAAATCACTTATGCGCACGGCGCATTAAAAGCGCTTGCGGCTGACTTAATGAAAATCGCGAACGATGTCAGATGGCTTGCAAGCGGACCTCGCTGCGGCATCGGAGAGATCGTCATTCCTGAAAATGAGCCGGGCAGCTCCATTATGCCTGGTAAAGTTAACCCGACACAAAGTGAAGCATTGACAATGATCGCAGCGCAAATCATGGGGAACGATGCGACAATCGGCTTTGCGGCGAGTCAGGGGAACTTTGAACTGAACGTGTTTAAGCCTGTTATCATTTATAACTTCCTGCAATCTGTGCAGCTGCTGAGCGACGGCATGAATTCATTCCATGATAAATGTGCTGTCGGTATTGAGCCTGACAAAGAAACGATTCAGGAAAACCTGTCAAATTCATTAATGCTTGTTACGGCGCTGAATCCACACATCGGATATGAAAACGCGGCGAAAATCGCCAAGCTCGCCCATAAAGAGGGATTGACGCTGAAAGAAGCTGCTTTGAAGCTTGAATTGCTGACAGAGGAGCAATTTAACGAAATGGTAAAACCAGAAGATATGGTAAAACCTAAGGCGTAA